A region of Corvus cornix cornix isolate S_Up_H32 chromosome 3, ASM73873v5, whole genome shotgun sequence DNA encodes the following proteins:
- the CENPW gene encoding centromere protein W yields MKRTAPRSTLRKIIKKHKPQLRLAANADLLVHLNFLVFLHRLAEEARTNAFENKSKIIKPEHTISAAKVILKKSRG; encoded by the exons atgaagcGCACGGCGCCCCGCAGCACTTTGCGGAAAATAATAAAGAAGCACAAGCCGCAGTTACGCCTGGCGGCGAACGCCGACCTGCTg GTTCATTTGAACTTCTTAGTTTTTCTCCACCGGCTAGCAGAAGAAGCCAGGACAAATGCTTTTgagaataaaagtaaaataattaaacccGAGCACACCATATCTGCAGCAAAG gttattttaaagaaaagcagaggctAG